In uncultured Bacteroides sp., the following proteins share a genomic window:
- a CDS encoding glycoside hydrolase family 97 catalytic domain-containing protein: protein MKCKIITGLLFLSSLAVFPQKIKVVSPNQKIAVGLFNTKNSETGEWYLKVKYSNNGKICEAIPQITLGLTRADQDFSKELKYLKAGNPILINEKYTVVHGKRSQCSNSASETVVSFENPGKTKLNIIIRAYNDGVAFRYEFPEKKGSFVVNDELTTYCIPDSTKRWIEKFNPANEGLYTTINDGNTQQDWGYPALFNTSDKDCWYLIHEADLGRNYCGTKLSNTAEKSKYKVTFPDQWNGRGQGETKPTITLPWKSPWRVVIIGSLADIVESTLVDDVSAPSIISKTDWIKPGIVSWNYWSDNHGTKDFKTVCKFADLAASMGWPYTLLDWEWDAMGNGGNLEDALKYIHSLGVKPLMWYNSGGDHTWVSATPKNRMLTHENRMEEFAKLKKMGIAGVKIDFFESEKQNMIKYYLDILDDAAKFEMMVYFHGCLVPRGWARTYPHLMTYEGVRGAEWYNNGPEFTTTAPEHNTILPFTRNVVGAMDYTPVTFTNSQFPHTTSYGHELALSVVFESGFQHMADRPEGYYDLPDAAKHFLMEVPNAWDNTKLIDGYPGKDLIIARNKGKIWYVGGISAEKNPKSKTLTFNYLPEDVKYKLTLIADGEHDKKLVTQYMIVDKWSTVKVRLLGRGGFVASLKPIL from the coding sequence ATGAAATGTAAGATAATAACAGGACTTTTATTTCTCAGTTCATTAGCTGTGTTTCCACAGAAAATAAAAGTTGTTTCGCCGAATCAAAAGATCGCTGTCGGACTTTTCAATACAAAGAATTCCGAAACAGGTGAGTGGTATTTGAAAGTTAAGTATTCGAATAATGGCAAAATCTGCGAAGCTATACCGCAAATAACGTTAGGACTTACTCGTGCTGACCAGGATTTCTCGAAAGAATTAAAATACCTGAAGGCAGGTAACCCCATTTTAATAAACGAAAAATATACGGTAGTGCATGGCAAACGATCTCAATGCAGTAATTCGGCAAGCGAAACGGTCGTTTCTTTTGAAAATCCGGGTAAAACTAAATTAAATATTATCATCAGGGCTTATAATGATGGCGTAGCATTTCGGTATGAATTTCCTGAAAAGAAAGGTTCTTTTGTTGTAAATGATGAGCTGACAACCTATTGCATACCGGATAGTACAAAAAGATGGATAGAGAAATTTAACCCTGCCAATGAAGGTCTTTATACTACTATAAACGACGGAAACACTCAACAAGACTGGGGCTATCCTGCACTTTTTAATACATCCGATAAAGATTGCTGGTATTTGATTCACGAAGCCGATTTGGGAAGGAATTATTGTGGAACAAAGCTATCCAATACTGCTGAAAAATCGAAATATAAAGTTACTTTCCCTGATCAATGGAACGGAAGAGGACAAGGTGAGACAAAACCAACCATTACTCTTCCCTGGAAATCGCCATGGAGGGTAGTAATCATCGGCAGTCTTGCCGATATTGTGGAATCTACTCTGGTAGATGACGTATCTGCACCTTCAATTATTTCCAAAACAGATTGGATTAAGCCAGGCATTGTATCGTGGAATTACTGGTCGGACAATCACGGAACCAAGGATTTCAAAACCGTGTGCAAGTTTGCCGACTTAGCTGCCTCAATGGGATGGCCGTACACCTTGCTCGATTGGGAATGGGATGCCATGGGAAATGGAGGAAATTTGGAAGATGCTTTAAAGTATATTCATTCATTGGGCGTAAAACCTTTGATGTGGTATAACTCAGGAGGAGATCATACCTGGGTTTCTGCTACTCCCAAAAATAGAATGTTGACCCATGAAAATAGAATGGAAGAGTTTGCCAAACTAAAAAAAATGGGTATTGCGGGCGTGAAAATTGACTTTTTCGAGAGTGAAAAACAAAACATGATTAAGTATTATCTTGATATTTTGGACGACGCAGCCAAATTTGAGATGATGGTATATTTTCATGGTTGTTTAGTTCCTCGTGGTTGGGCTCGTACATATCCGCACCTGATGACATATGAAGGAGTACGCGGAGCAGAATGGTATAACAATGGGCCGGAATTTACCACAACAGCTCCTGAGCATAATACCATTCTACCATTTACACGAAATGTGGTTGGAGCGATGGATTATACACCAGTAACATTTACTAATTCTCAATTTCCACATACTACATCATATGGACACGAACTTGCGCTTAGTGTAGTGTTCGAGTCAGGCTTTCAGCACATGGCCGACCGTCCGGAGGGTTACTACGATTTGCCTGATGCTGCCAAACATTTCCTTATGGAAGTGCCTAATGCCTGGGATAATACCAAATTAATTGACGGATATCCCGGAAAGGACTTGATTATTGCCCGAAATAAAGGTAAGATATGGTATGTTGGAGGCATAAGTGCAGAGAAAAATCCAAAAAGCAAAACTTTGACGTTCAATTATTTGCCTGAGGACGTAAAATACAAACTGACATTAATAGCAGATGGTGAACACGATAAGAAACTTGTTACACAATACATGATTGTTGACAAATGGAGCACGGTAAAAGTAAGATTACTGGGTAGGGGTGGTTTTGTTGCTTCTCTGAAACCGATTCTTTAG
- a CDS encoding ATP-binding protein, whose translation MKNALIIICLLISCQLTAQRNFVFSPINSNNGLSDNRVRTINQLFDGRMVIVTEGLVNIYDGVSFRYMHYDERKAYSLTNYSGWHHVYIDKDKRLWLKNQHKLFIFDIRKELFVPNADSIFAAQGVKSHVNDFFMDTEHNFWYVTKNDELIYRHNEHNKTTIFLTHVSKISRLNDQLYNIVVHEKQLFLFYRSGCMICYDMVTRKRLYVEDPFNGNNKYTSTLAVLPYKNYLYQVRNGVNIGLLLRFNVKSRKWERILETNYWQNTLTVDGKGNCWISSLAGLWVIDKNLQNKRLISPLHLVDGRIFETEIATQYNDGRGGLWVGTVDRGVLYYHPDRFKFQNFGRSLFNLPNTKKLSIRCFAEKDGYILVGTQNGLFRKEKNSPTLEQFSAIPTNSICEKLFKDSKQRIWLCTQNNGLYCFDNNSIKHYNNPAYCLSIFEASDKQLYLCTNKGIGIFDPQTGNYKKVAISSGHTIGNTYQLTDFKKDMLLGYSEEGLFLYDCRNKKISFPEKRSGLLQHNCHHYHCLFTDSRGLIWLGTMDGLNIYNPANNTTKSFSEKDGLINSSIRSITEDNLGRIWVSTSNGISRIDVRVKGELYQYSFYNYNRFDGVIETEFLPRSVLKTSKNSLLWGGLDGFNEINLDQINLPEQPLSVPLLTKLLLSGTEVRQNEYYDGNKILQQAISSTSEIRLKYFQNFLGFEFSALNYINPTQTYYRYKLEGAENSWNEIKSTDGVGHANYTNLSPGTYHLKVFATNNNHRWGNQYAEITVIIDPPFWKTTWAYTFYLLFIFGALYFSNSYYIRRNKLKLEKQQKADLDQLKYSFFTNISHELRTPLTLILTPLDSILRKIEDEHLKKQLNGIYRNANELLRLVNQLLDFRKLEMKGETLELSYCNISDFLEVIAFSFKEMASNNGIEFISEYIDENIYAFVDKDKMQKIVNNLLSNAIKFTPAGGKIWLNAHKDPTKPMFTIQVSDTGAGIPEVDLSQIFERFYQVKKQKVPNTGSGIGLHLVKEYVQLHNGTIEVESRINEGSSFSVVMPTDLQSERDIQLEVEMKSENKHLKLLVVEDNFEFRAFLQNELSEEYSVVVANNGKEGLEKAISYQPDLVITDVMMPEMLGTELCSQLKKDIRTSHIPVILLTAKTSDKAQIEGFEAGADAYISKPFNMNILLLRIQHLIEQQDQRKKLYKNAVIINPGVITATNVDNELIKNALQHIEKNMDNASYSVEQLSKDLFMDRTGLYRKLSVIVGQTPSEFIRSVRLKKAAQLLENGLSVSEVAGQVGFGTTSYFTKCFQDEFGIKPSQYKNTDH comes from the coding sequence ATGAAAAACGCATTAATTATTATTTGCTTACTTATTTCCTGTCAGTTAACAGCTCAGAGAAACTTCGTTTTTTCGCCAATTAACAGCAATAACGGGCTTTCGGACAACCGTGTACGCACCATTAACCAATTGTTTGACGGACGAATGGTAATTGTTACCGAAGGTTTAGTTAATATATACGATGGGGTCAGTTTTCGATATATGCATTATGATGAACGAAAGGCATACAGCCTGACTAATTATTCAGGTTGGCATCATGTTTACATCGATAAAGATAAACGATTGTGGCTCAAGAACCAGCATAAACTCTTTATTTTCGACATCCGCAAAGAATTGTTCGTGCCAAATGCCGATAGTATATTTGCAGCACAGGGCGTAAAAAGCCATGTGAATGATTTTTTCATGGATACAGAACATAACTTTTGGTATGTAACCAAAAACGATGAACTGATTTATAGGCACAACGAACATAATAAAACAACTATTTTCTTAACCCATGTTTCAAAAATAAGTAGGTTAAATGACCAATTGTACAATATTGTTGTACATGAGAAACAACTGTTCTTGTTCTATAGGTCGGGCTGTATGATTTGTTATGATATGGTCACTCGCAAAAGGTTATACGTCGAAGACCCATTTAATGGCAATAATAAATACACAAGTACTTTAGCTGTGTTACCCTATAAAAACTATTTGTATCAGGTACGCAATGGTGTTAATATCGGCTTGTTGCTACGATTTAACGTGAAGAGCAGAAAATGGGAGCGGATTTTGGAAACTAATTACTGGCAAAACACCTTAACTGTAGACGGTAAAGGGAATTGTTGGATCAGTTCATTGGCTGGACTTTGGGTTATAGATAAAAATTTGCAAAACAAGCGTTTGATATCGCCTTTACACTTAGTCGATGGACGTATATTTGAAACGGAAATAGCTACACAATATAACGATGGCAGAGGAGGATTATGGGTAGGTACTGTAGATAGAGGGGTGTTATATTATCATCCCGATAGGTTTAAGTTTCAAAATTTTGGACGTTCGCTATTTAATCTTCCGAATACAAAAAAATTAAGCATTCGTTGTTTTGCCGAAAAAGACGGGTATATTTTGGTGGGAACTCAAAATGGCTTGTTCCGAAAAGAAAAGAATTCACCTACATTGGAACAGTTTAGTGCTATTCCAACAAATTCGATATGCGAAAAGCTTTTTAAGGATAGCAAACAACGCATTTGGTTATGTACACAAAACAATGGACTATATTGTTTTGATAACAACTCTATAAAGCATTATAACAATCCGGCATATTGCCTGTCCATTTTCGAAGCTTCTGATAAGCAATTATACCTTTGTACTAATAAAGGGATAGGTATTTTCGACCCTCAAACTGGCAATTATAAAAAAGTGGCAATCTCTTCGGGGCATACTATTGGCAATACATATCAATTGACGGATTTTAAAAAAGACATGCTGTTGGGTTATTCTGAAGAGGGTTTGTTTTTGTATGATTGTCGCAATAAAAAGATTTCATTTCCAGAAAAAAGAAGCGGATTGCTGCAACACAACTGCCATCATTACCATTGCTTGTTTACAGATAGTCGTGGTTTGATCTGGCTTGGCACAATGGATGGCCTTAACATATACAACCCGGCAAACAACACAACTAAAAGCTTTTCTGAAAAAGACGGTTTAATAAACAGCAGTATCCGGTCTATCACAGAAGATAACTTGGGTAGAATATGGGTTTCCACCTCTAATGGAATTTCACGTATAGATGTTAGGGTGAAAGGTGAATTGTACCAATACTCTTTTTACAATTATAACAGGTTTGACGGGGTTATAGAAACCGAATTTTTGCCGCGTTCCGTTTTGAAAACGTCAAAGAACAGCCTATTGTGGGGTGGTCTTGATGGTTTTAACGAAATTAATCTTGACCAGATAAACCTTCCCGAACAACCATTATCCGTTCCTTTGTTGACAAAGCTTCTTCTTTCAGGCACAGAGGTCAGACAAAATGAATATTATGATGGAAATAAGATATTGCAACAAGCCATCAGTTCAACCTCGGAGATACGACTAAAGTACTTCCAAAACTTTTTAGGGTTTGAGTTTTCAGCACTCAATTATATTAATCCAACGCAAACTTACTACCGCTACAAACTTGAAGGGGCAGAAAATTCATGGAATGAAATAAAATCAACCGATGGCGTTGGCCATGCCAACTATACAAATTTATCTCCAGGCACTTACCATCTGAAAGTATTTGCCACTAACAACAATCATCGTTGGGGTAATCAGTATGCTGAAATTACGGTAATCATTGACCCTCCATTCTGGAAAACTACCTGGGCATATACTTTCTATTTATTGTTTATTTTTGGCGCATTATACTTTTCAAATTCGTACTATATCCGAAGGAATAAGCTAAAATTGGAAAAGCAACAAAAAGCGGATCTCGACCAGTTAAAGTATTCGTTTTTCACTAACATCAGTCATGAACTGCGAACACCGCTTACTCTTATTTTAACTCCACTTGATTCAATATTGAGAAAGATTGAAGATGAGCACTTAAAAAAACAGCTGAATGGAATATATCGGAATGCAAACGAATTGCTGAGACTCGTCAACCAGCTTCTGGATTTTCGCAAACTTGAAATGAAAGGTGAAACATTGGAATTGAGCTATTGCAATATTAGCGATTTTCTCGAAGTCATCGCTTTTTCTTTTAAAGAAATGGCTTCTAACAATGGTATAGAATTTATTTCAGAATATATCGATGAAAATATTTATGCTTTCGTTGATAAAGATAAAATGCAGAAAATAGTAAACAACTTGCTTTCCAATGCTATTAAATTTACACCTGCCGGAGGAAAAATATGGCTGAATGCACATAAAGACCCTACCAAACCAATGTTCACAATACAAGTAAGCGACACAGGAGCAGGAATCCCGGAAGTTGACCTTAGCCAAATATTTGAGCGTTTTTATCAGGTAAAAAAACAAAAAGTACCTAATACCGGAAGTGGCATTGGATTGCACTTAGTGAAAGAATATGTGCAATTACACAATGGCACAATTGAAGTTGAAAGCCGCATAAACGAAGGGAGTTCATTCTCCGTAGTTATGCCCACCGATTTACAATCCGAAAGGGATATTCAATTGGAAGTTGAAATGAAAAGTGAAAATAAGCACTTAAAGCTTCTTGTGGTTGAAGATAATTTTGAATTCAGAGCCTTTTTGCAGAATGAACTTTCTGAAGAATACAGTGTCGTTGTAGCAAATAATGGAAAAGAAGGACTAGAAAAAGCGATAAGTTATCAACCTGATTTGGTTATAACAGATGTCATGATGCCTGAAATGTTAGGAACAGAACTTTGTAGTCAATTGAAAAAGGACATACGAACATCACATATTCCGGTAATACTACTTACTGCTAAGACCTCTGATAAAGCACAAATTGAAGGTTTTGAAGCGGGTGCTGATGCTTATATCTCAAAGCCTTTTAATATGAATATCCTGTTGCTACGTATTCAACATTTAATAGAACAACAAGATCAACGCAAAAAACTGTATAAAAATGCTGTTATCATAAACCCCGGAGTTATCACAGCTACCAATGTAGATAACGAACTTATAAAAAATGCTTTGCAGCATATCGAAAAGAATATGGACAACGCTTCGTATTCAGTTGAACAACTTAGCAAAGATTTGTTTATGGATAGAACAGGATTATACCGAAAGTTATCAGTCATTGTAGGCCAGACTCCAAGTGAGTTTATACGTTCTGTTCGCTTAAAAAAGGCAGCTCAATTGCTGGAAAACGGATTATCCGTTTCTGAAGTTGCCGGACAGGTAGGCTTTGGAACCACCAGCTATTTTACTAAATGCTTTCAAGATGAATTTGGAATAAAACCATCTCAATACAAAAATACAGATCATTAG